Proteins from one bacterium genomic window:
- a CDS encoding phosphopentomutase, with the protein MANPSVSPFSTVALHAKGIRAKSKAADSRKALARVPFSRVFLIVLDSVGVGELPDAGHFGDRGSNTLGNIAAAANGRESLPDFGWPKRAAEFVKPFGAELLPKGSAAGAPRLTLATLQSLGIANIIPLAGIPPVNHPRAFFGKMAERSAGKDTTSGHWEMMGVIRSEPSRTYPDGFPAEMVKELEAACGTKFLLNKPYSGTEALKDFGQRHCETKMPILYTSADSVLQIAAHTTFIPVERLYEMCEAARAVAQGKWLVDRVIARPFRGGIAGLNPLRVEPEKFERAHEQRKDYSIMPPRTYLNELRDAGVKVTGVGKIGDIFAGSGLDDSIHTEGNADGMKKTMQLAKSGGKGFYFINLVDFDSKYGHRNDPAGYAAALEDFDSWLGGFLQKLKNDDLLLIAADHGNDPTTPSTDHSREYVPLIAYVPSSARVRAGSHPRSLGVRESFADLGATVCENFGILKVPVGASFLSEIIRPLE; encoded by the coding sequence ATGGCCAATCCGTCCGTGTCGCCGTTTTCCACCGTCGCGCTTCATGCCAAGGGCATCCGGGCGAAATCGAAGGCGGCGGATTCCCGAAAGGCGCTTGCCCGCGTGCCGTTTTCGCGCGTGTTCCTGATTGTGCTCGACAGCGTGGGCGTGGGCGAGTTGCCTGACGCCGGGCATTTCGGCGACCGGGGCAGCAATACGCTCGGGAACATCGCGGCCGCGGCCAACGGCCGGGAATCGCTGCCAGACTTCGGATGGCCCAAGCGCGCCGCGGAATTCGTGAAGCCATTCGGCGCGGAGCTTTTGCCGAAAGGCTCCGCGGCGGGAGCGCCCCGGCTTACTCTCGCGACGCTGCAATCTCTCGGTATCGCAAACATAATCCCGCTCGCCGGAATCCCGCCTGTCAACCACCCGCGCGCGTTTTTCGGCAAGATGGCGGAGCGCAGCGCGGGCAAAGACACGACCAGCGGCCACTGGGAGATGATGGGCGTAATCCGCAGCGAGCCGTCGCGCACCTACCCGGACGGATTTCCTGCGGAAATGGTGAAAGAGCTTGAGGCTGCCTGCGGGACGAAATTCCTTTTGAACAAGCCCTACAGCGGCACGGAAGCCCTCAAGGATTTCGGACAGCGCCACTGCGAAACGAAGATGCCCATCCTGTATACGAGCGCGGACAGCGTGCTCCAGATCGCCGCGCACACGACGTTCATTCCCGTCGAGCGTTTGTACGAAATGTGCGAAGCCGCGCGCGCGGTCGCGCAGGGCAAGTGGCTGGTCGACCGCGTAATCGCGCGCCCGTTCCGCGGCGGAATCGCGGGACTCAATCCGCTGCGCGTCGAGCCGGAGAAGTTCGAGCGCGCGCACGAGCAGCGCAAGGATTACTCCATAATGCCCCCGCGCACGTATCTGAACGAGCTGCGCGACGCGGGCGTTAAGGTCACAGGCGTCGGCAAAATCGGCGATATATTCGCCGGAAGCGGGCTGGACGACTCCATCCACACCGAAGGCAATGCCGACGGAATGAAAAAGACGATGCAGCTTGCCAAGTCCGGCGGCAAGGGATTTTATTTCATCAATCTTGTGGATTTCGATTCGAAGTACGGCCACCGCAACGATCCCGCGGGATACGCCGCGGCCCTGGAGGATTTCGACTCATGGCTCGGCGGATTCCTGCAGAAGCTCAAGAACGACGACTTGCTGCTGATTGCCGCCGACCACGGCAACGATCCCACGACGCCCTCCACAGACCACAGCAGGGAGTACGTTCCGCTTATCGCGTATGTGCCCTCGTCAGCGCGCGTCCGCGCGGGAAGTCACCCGCGCTCGCTGGGCGTCCGGGAATCGTTCGCGGATCTCGGCGCGACGGTGTGCGAAAACTTTGGTATCCTGAAGGTGCCGGTCGGCGCGTCGTTCTTATCCGAAATCATCCGCCCGCTCGAATAA
- a CDS encoding ATP-binding protein, with protein MSFQNDISSPFTPGQPVQVDYFVGRENELNRLFAKVEQSATGTVNVEFLSGERGIGKTSLASFLRHVSEQNIGVFGVHVFLGGVSTLEEMARRVIEQLILESREKSWFDSIFSMVKEHIRGVGLFNVSLEFRPPIEVLHSMVSGFAESLRGFNKKLSNNGKGLLIILDDINGLAKSQEFANWFKSLVDSIAVSRDRLPVTFVFVGYDQRRRSLISLQPSLARVFDPIELAPWDDAHTADFFSKAFSKASLAVSDDAMNLLCWYTGGLPMLAHEIGESVFMHNTDEIVDKFDAARGIKKAAEIVGAKYLEPQVLAPIKSDKYKGILKKLVMVPGRESFARADIMNLLNDSERAALGKFLSKMKDLQIITAEPEFGPGHYKFTSRLHYLYFRIKSELEMKKTDR; from the coding sequence ATGTCATTCCAAAACGACATATCCAGTCCTTTCACGCCAGGCCAGCCAGTGCAAGTAGACTATTTTGTCGGCCGGGAAAACGAGCTTAACAGGCTTTTTGCGAAAGTCGAACAATCGGCTACCGGTACGGTAAACGTGGAATTTCTATCTGGCGAACGTGGCATCGGAAAGACATCATTGGCAAGTTTTCTAAGGCACGTTTCCGAGCAGAATATAGGCGTCTTCGGTGTACATGTATTTCTGGGAGGAGTGTCCACGCTTGAAGAGATGGCGCGGCGGGTGATCGAGCAGCTTATTTTGGAAAGCCGCGAAAAGAGCTGGTTTGATTCAATTTTCAGCATGGTCAAGGAACATATTAGGGGCGTGGGGCTTTTCAATGTAAGCTTGGAATTCAGACCGCCAATTGAAGTTTTGCATTCAATGGTCAGCGGTTTTGCCGAATCCCTGCGCGGATTCAATAAAAAGCTGTCAAACAACGGAAAGGGCTTGCTTATCATATTGGACGATATTAACGGGCTGGCCAAATCACAGGAATTTGCGAACTGGTTCAAAAGCCTTGTGGACAGCATTGCGGTGTCAAGAGATCGATTACCGGTAACTTTTGTATTTGTTGGATATGATCAGAGAAGGCGCTCCCTAATTTCTTTGCAGCCGTCCTTGGCGCGCGTTTTCGATCCGATTGAGTTGGCACCATGGGATGATGCGCATACCGCGGACTTTTTTTCGAAGGCTTTCTCCAAGGCTTCGCTGGCGGTCAGCGACGATGCAATGAACCTCCTATGCTGGTACACAGGAGGGCTGCCGATGCTTGCACACGAAATCGGCGAGTCGGTTTTTATGCATAATACAGACGAAATTGTGGACAAGTTCGATGCGGCACGAGGAATAAAAAAGGCCGCGGAAATAGTTGGTGCAAAGTACCTTGAGCCTCAAGTTCTTGCTCCCATAAAAAGCGATAAGTATAAAGGTATACTCAAGAAGTTGGTAATGGTCCCGGGACGAGAATCGTTCGCGCGCGCCGATATTATGAATTTGTTGAATGACAGCGAACGTGCCGCCCTAGGGAAATTCCTTTCGAAAATGAAGGATCTGCAGATAATCACAGCAGAGCCGGAATTCGGACCCGGACACTACAAATTTACAAGCAGACTACATTATTTATACTTCAGAATAAAGTCCGAATTGGAAATGAAGAAAACCGATCGATAG
- a CDS encoding DUF664 domain-containing protein, giving the protein MLFTLERRQRSREVLRGLLRRLTHDQITQSFDWCGCETIALTCVHVVGCELLWVQGVLRGRGQNGKPGFRGPHGMVPVKPGWIYSPQNGYAGDLERTWELQDALAADTARYAAETDLWADIECSFPWQPDAREIMKPWLVLNHVFSHEFHHKGQIVGMVRALGITDIPETDLA; this is encoded by the coding sequence ATGCTTTTCACGCTCGAGCGGCGGCAGCGGAGCCGGGAAGTCCTGCGCGGCCTTTTGCGGCGGCTGACGCACGACCAGATTACGCAATCTTTCGACTGGTGCGGATGCGAGACGATCGCGCTCACCTGCGTCCACGTCGTCGGATGCGAACTGCTCTGGGTGCAGGGCGTGCTGCGGGGCCGAGGCCAGAACGGCAAACCGGGTTTCCGCGGGCCGCACGGGATGGTTCCCGTCAAGCCAGGCTGGATTTACAGCCCCCAGAACGGATACGCCGGCGACCTCGAGCGCACCTGGGAGCTGCAGGACGCGCTGGCCGCCGATACGGCCAGGTACGCGGCCGAGACGGATCTTTGGGCCGATATCGAATGCTCGTTCCCGTGGCAGCCGGATGCGCGGGAAATCATGAAGCCGTGGCTGGTGCTCAACCATGTGTTTTCGCATGAATTCCACCACAAGGGCCAGATCGTCGGGATGGTCAGGGCGCTTGGGATAACCGACATCCCGGAGACGGATTTGGCGTGA
- a CDS encoding DNA alkylation repair protein — translation MSDKRTAELHRKMKSAGDPADAAAQKAYHKSPLKFHGLKADVQRAILREVFPKKPAIPRAELEPVIRELWTSDWFDERIAALSLLDRIAGELEVGDLPWIKEMASLCDGWALLDTLAFTALGPMGMRLGEPVYRVVRKWSDDDWMWTRRAAILIHALPARRGMLNHEYSWPTWEERLFEKEFFIRKAIGWALRESCKHYPREVCDFLLRVGDRASGLTRREGARTLPEKMRIRILGK, via the coding sequence ATGTCCGACAAACGAACAGCCGAGTTGCATCGGAAGATGAAATCCGCGGGCGATCCCGCGGACGCCGCGGCGCAGAAAGCGTATCACAAATCGCCGCTGAAATTTCACGGGCTGAAGGCGGACGTGCAGCGCGCGATCCTTCGGGAGGTATTTCCGAAAAAGCCCGCAATCCCGCGCGCGGAGCTTGAGCCTGTCATCCGCGAGCTCTGGACATCGGACTGGTTCGACGAACGCATCGCGGCGCTGTCGCTCCTGGACCGGATCGCGGGAGAACTGGAGGTTGGCGACCTGCCGTGGATAAAGGAGATGGCGAGCTTATGTGACGGATGGGCGCTTCTCGACACGCTGGCTTTCACAGCGCTCGGCCCGATGGGGATGCGGCTGGGCGAGCCGGTCTACCGCGTCGTGCGCAAATGGTCGGATGACGATTGGATGTGGACGCGAAGGGCGGCGATTCTGATTCACGCGCTTCCGGCCAGGCGCGGGATGCTCAATCACGAATACAGCTGGCCGACCTGGGAGGAGCGGCTGTTCGAAAAGGAGTTTTTCATCCGCAAGGCTATCGGCTGGGCGCTACGCGAAAGCTGCAAGCACTATCCGCGGGAGGTGTGCGATTTTCTTTTGCGCGTCGGCGACAGGGCGAGCGGCCTTACAAGAAGGGAAGGGGCTAGAACGCTGCCGGAAAAAATGCGCATTCGTATTTTGGGCAAATAG